DNA sequence from the Sceloporus undulatus isolate JIND9_A2432 ecotype Alabama chromosome 4, SceUnd_v1.1, whole genome shotgun sequence genome:
GGGAATATCTGAAATCAGAATGGGTGACCAAGGTATGCCTCCTACACTTTACCTGGCAACAGTGGTCAGCATGATAGGGggcatcccccctccccctcattCAAACAGTTTGTTATTGCAGATGCTCCACATTGGTTCTCAATTCTCTCACTTTAGAAAGACAGGGGCAACTATAAACTGGGCATCTGTGGCATGCAAGACTATTTGTCTGATGGGAAAACAGTGAGCACACAGACCTTCAGCAAGTGAACACTGTCATCTACCCACCCCCACACCTCAGCCCTGGACTGAACTCCAGAATTTGCTAGACTTTTATCACACTCTCAAGTGTACAAAGGGAGAGGGGGCACACTTCCACCCTGCTGTATTGTTCCCTCCAGTAATGCTACATATTTAAGAGCATTTCCTGGAAAACCAAACTGTATATTGAAATTCTGAATAGGACAAAATATCTAGATTTGAGTAAGAATGTTCAATGTCACCACTGAAGTCCTCCAGGGGCCTTTTTGTAATCCTAACAATAGACACTATGGCCTCAAGTGCCCCCTAGAAGTGTATCTGGATTAGGATCAGCGTTATAAATAAGGAATGTAGagagcagcatcagcagcattttgcagtgcctttgaTCCAGGGGTTAAGGCTTACTGAAGGAGAAGGAGCCAGTGTTGCACCAAAGTTCAAAAACAGACAAAATTTAACAACTTTTAGACATACGCTGGTTAGATTGTGCTACAGCCCCAAACTACTGAAGTGATTTCCAGATTAGACACCTATGCTACACTACCCAAATGGTGATGATAGCTAGTTTGAGTGCAGGCTGTGATTGTGTGAAATCCAATTGCAAATCTGCCCAACTATCACTGCAGATGCTGTGAGGGAGTGAATGTGCGAGTGATAAAAAAATGTGAGGACAATGACAAAAAGGGATGTGTTTCATACGTCAGCTCATCTTTTGTTTTTGCATCTCTGATTACAGCAGCAAAATGAACTGTGGAAGTTCTTCCAGGTGGGCTAGTGCATCAACTTCCTGAAGTTCCAACTGTCGTTTTAATCCAATGGTCTTTCCCAAGAATTAATTTATTCCCTCTTGAAAAAAGGTCTGTCAACTCCAGTTTCGATGGAGCCTGTGAACTTTTCTGCCAATATCTCAGGAAGTCAAAGCATGCAGTAGTGCAGAAAAGGAACCCTCACCCCTCCTTCAATAATTCTGGTCAGTTGGGTAGCATCACAGAGCACAGCAGGTCCTTCCAAAATAAAGGCCCTGTTGTCAATGTTTCAACTTCCTGGAAGCAGAAGGAAAGCACAAGCTCTCCTTATGCAGGTGCGCTTTCTAGCCAGAGCAAATTCTTAACTTTCTGCCCTTCTCAGCTGCAACTGTCTGACCACATGAAGTTTGGAACCCTCCCATCTGCCCCATGTATTGAGATGAACCTGTAAACATGAGAGCTCAGTGATCTGAGGTACTTCACATAAAACTTACTCAAGTATCAGTCTCTCTTTTCATAATCATTAATGGAGAAGAAAACACACATACTCACATATCAGAAGTAGTCATCCTGACCCTTCTCCCTCCCACTTTGTGTACATTTTCCCTCCTAACCAGATTGTTTGACAGTAGCTACCTCTGGACAACATCACTGATTTCTTGAACACAAGACAATAAGTTATTAAGTACAGGACTCGCCCCAGGCACGCTAGCAGCCGTTGAGGACACCTGCAGCTCCTGCAGGCTGAGTTCCAGTTTGCTCACAGCTTCCCGGAAGGCAAATTTGTTGCGTGTTTGGGGGATGCAATCCACGTAGCCTGAGCAATAATCTAAGAGCTGGTGCCCTGTGTCCACCAGCTGGCTGTTTGTGGTGGGCTCTGCAATGGCACTTGAGAGAAGGTCTGCACATTCCAACAGTGCCTCTTTGCTGATTTTGTCTGCTGAGATTCTCTCTGCTGTCTGTTTGGTCTTTCTCAGCGCTACTTTGGCTCCTGCTGTGCCATTGGCCATTTTGGCAGGTGAGGAGGATAATAACAGAGGCACTTGAGGTGGAGGCATAACAGGCCTTCCAGCTTTCCCACCAGCAGGTGCCGCTGCTGTCTTTTTGTTGTTCTCATTGGATTCCTGCCCCTGCTGTACCAGTGCTCCGTTATTCAATTCATCTGTTGTGTCTGAGCAAGCAGCAGGCTGATGTAGGAGCCTCatgactggtggtggtggtggagcaCACTTTGGCTTTATCCGTCGGGGCCTGTCCCTGTCACTGGTAGCAGTAACCTGATGCTCAGATAAGAGCTTGAACCGATTCCCCTGAGAGTCTGTGCCAATGAGCTGCACCTCAGCTGGAGTATGCTTTAGAGTGGGAGAGATGAGGACGGGCACTTTATGGTTGTGAGTGGTTGGTAGTAATGCTGCGGCCTTCGCTGGAGAAGCCCAGCCTGTCTTCTCTTCACCTTCTACTGACCCTTGCCATGTCCCACTGTTCTTCTCTTTGCTCTTCAGGGTTGCTGTTGACCCCTGACAATCCTTCTCTGAAATAGCCACATCTACAGAAGGGATCTTGAGGGGAACAGCTGTAGCACCTCTTGACAGAAGTTTGGCTTTTGGTCTGTCTCTGGTCAAAGTAGGAACTTCTTCACACCTTTTAGAGAGTAGATCACTGGGCTTGCTTGTGTTCTCCTCTGGCTGAGAGGAAGTGGACACTGTTCTTTCCAGCTGGACTTTGGATCTGTGGCAATTTCTGGGAAGGGTCATCGCCATTCTCTCCTGCTCAGGAAGACCTGAGGACATTGAAGATGTTGAGTTAGACCGAGGGAAAGGCTTTGAAGTTTCTTCAGCACCAGCAGGCCTCCCAGCTCGTAAACCCAATGTCTTTTTAATCAGCCGTGGGGTGAAGAAACCTGTGATGCCTGACCATCCACTACCAGTGCTCGTGCTTCCACTACTGCTAGTGctgcctccaccaccaccatcatcaccaccatagAAGTTCCGCTGTGCAAAGCCCCCAACGTAGCACTTGGATGAGCAAAGGTTCCCATCCTGCTGGGAGGAGGTGAAAGAAAATCCATCAATATGCTGCAAAGGACCAGCTCCTGAAAAGTTACCTGTCAACTCATACTTCTTGTGAGGCTGATTTTCCATCTCACGGAATGAGCTGCTGCGTTTTGGAGGTGTGggtgcatttttcttcttcatgaagGAGCTAAAGAAACCACCTTTCCTGTCTCTAGTAAAAGTTGTCTCTCTAGTGTCCTCTAGCAGGCCACCAGGTGACTTGTCTCTCTGCTTGCGAGGTAGGGCTGGGGATCCACTGGTCTGTTGTGTGCTTCTAATAAAAcctggagaaagggagagagaatatACACTTTCCACTATGGTGTCAGGTACTTATGAAGACTGGAGCTACAATTCAACCAAGCAGTTTGACTACTCCAAATAACGTTGTTGCACATTGTCAGAGGGCAGATACACACAGTTCTAATTTCCCATAGATATTAACAACAGCTGCAGGCTCCTACCCATATACTCGTCCACAAATTGAATTTTTTTGGACAATAAATTGGATAAATCCTGAATCAACTTATACATACATCAATGTGTGCACAGTGGCAAGATCTAGGACCTTTTTAGCAGCTTCAGCTTCCTTGTTCCTTCTCCAGGAGGTGTTTGCTAGGAGTAGGCTCCCTGGAGGTCCCTACAAAACCATTCAGAGTGATTGCTACAGAAGCACAGAAAAGCTGCTACAGTGGAAGggttgatgcttttttaaaagttctctcAGGACAGACGACAATGACAGCAGGAGACAGAGATACCACATTAACCTGTGTATAAGTTGATTCAGGTTTGGGGATCAATTTATTGTCTTAAAAAATCCAACTTTTAGAATGTGGGGACCTTTCAACTCTATCCATGTTTGCAATCCAATGTTCTGTAACCTTAGTGTATTCAACAGAGCAGTCAGTCACTTTCTGCATAGCCACGGTTTacattttatcttcttttcttaacCTGAATGGAAGACTGTACACTCATTTCACACATTTTGTGAGGACTGTGAAAATACAACTTTCCCCACATAGGCATTCAGATTGCTTAAAGCCTTCTATTCAGTTATAGATGCTTTCTCTAGAGAGAAAAGGCAAACCAACTTATTCTTTGCTcagttttataaatatttttaaaattatttttgctattttacagATATGGAATGGATTTAATATAGGGGTAGGAAACATTTGTAGTCTCAGGGACTGAATTGTAACTCAGGAACAATTGAGGGAGAAGGTCTGGTAAATACCAGGTTCTCTTCccacctttcttcttctctcctcaacCTGTCCAAAACACATATTTCAGTCTTCTTTGTAGAGAAAGGCACGGGGTACTATGTCTCTATCTGAACAAAGAAAAGTTGGAAGACCAATGGATCTCCATCCCTGAGAACTACTTCCTATTGTTACATTGGAAATGTAAATGGCAAAATGCATGTGCTGCAACCTCCACCCTGTTGCCTAAGCTAATTCTTATTTTCTGAAAAATGTAATGGTTAcaagcttacttgctaattagcttacttgctgttcaccgctatgatctttggaatagcggtatataaataaaacaaattattattattgtcattattattattattattattattattattattattattattactatgtatGGAGTGCTGATGGAGTGGTACAAAGTTAGATTTAcccaactcttttttttttttacattttgtttttcatggcAAACAGACAAGGAGACAGACACAGTTATAACGTTAGTTCAATCTGATCTTGTAAAATGACTGTAAGTATGAATGTAGTTACAATCCTTAATTCTCTTTAAACTTTCTCTTTTCTCATTCCTTCACCATATTTGCATGCTTAGAATAGTCCAACATGTGACTGATCCAGTACCAGTTTGTTTCCTTTGACCACAAAGAACAACTGTGTCTGTCTGCCAGTGGTATGGACAATGTAAGAGGAACTGACTCCCCACTTCTCCCTACAACCTCTCATGCAACCCTAAAATCTGTTGCAGAAAAGGTTGGGGGATCTTATAGAGCACAATGGCCAGCAAAGCAGGGAAAGGAAAGTTTTGTGGCATGGGTGACAGTGCCAGTTTGTACAGCATCAGATGTTCTCAATGAAAGAACGACCCTTACTCCCTGCTCCCAAAGAAGAAGGTGGTGCATTAGTCTTTTCTTGGAAATAGAGCTGTCAGAGTCCAGAATGTAGACCCTGAATAACATGTTTATGAAGAAGCATTACCCAGATAGCATACCTGGTGCAGAGCTGGAAGGAGAATGCTCTACAGCTTCCTGGGTTCCTTCAATATTCTCTTTGTTTTCTGCTTGTTTTTTCAAGGTCCGGGTTTTAGAAGGAAGCATGGGTAATCGGGGCAAATATGGAACTATGGATGAAGAAGATGCTGTCCTTCCAAGTTCTTCTGCCACTTCTGTAAGAAACATCAGGGGAATAGTTGG
Encoded proteins:
- the ABL2 gene encoding tyrosine-protein kinase ABL2 isoform X2, which translates into the protein MGQQVGRVGEPGTAAAAIQQPPPPPPQQQQQPPPPSQPQRLRGSSNSSSTGTGSGGSSRPSSRRREASAGGPRGAESGFNVFTQHEALHRPYGCDTEPQALNEAIRWSSKENLLGATESDPNLFVALYDFVASGDNTLSITKGEKLRVLGYNQNGEWSEVRSKNGQGWVPSNYITPVNSLEKHSWYHGPVSRSAAEYLLSSLINGSFLVRESESSPGQLSISLRYEGRVYHYRINTTADGKVYVTAESRFNTLAELVHHHSTVADGLVTTLHYPAPKCNKPTVYGVSPIHDKWEMERTDITMKHKLGGGQYGEVYVGVWKKYNLTVAVKTLKEDTMEVEEFLKEASVMKEIKHPNLVQLLGVCTLEPPFYIVTEYMPYGNLLDYLRECNREEVTAVVLLYMATQISSAMEYLEKKNFIHRDLAARNCLVGENHVVKVADFGLSRLMTGDTYTAHAGAKFPIKWTAPESLAYNTFSIKSDVWAFGVLLWEIATYGMSPYPGIDLSQVYDLLEKGYRMEQPEGCPPKVYELMRACWKWNPLDRPSFAETHQAFETMFHDSSISEEVAEELGRTASSSSIVPYLPRLPMLPSKTRTLKKQAENKENIEGTQEAVEHSPSSSAPGFIRSTQQTSGSPALPRKQRDKSPGGLLEDTRETTFTRDRKGGFFSSFMKKKNAPTPPKRSSSFREMENQPHKKYELTGNFSGAGPLQHIDGFSFTSSQQDGNLCSSKCYVGGFAQRNFYGGDDGGGGGSTSSSGSTSTGSGWSGITGFFTPRLIKKTLGLRAGRPAGAEETSKPFPRSNSTSSMSSGLPEQERMAMTLPRNCHRSKVQLERTVSTSSQPEENTSKPSDLLSKRCEEVPTLTRDRPKAKLLSRGATAVPLKIPSVDVAISEKDCQGSTATLKSKEKNSGTWQGSVEGEEKTGWASPAKAAALLPTTHNHKVPVLISPTLKHTPAEVQLIGTDSQGNRFKLLSEHQVTATSDRDRPRRIKPKCAPPPPPVMRLLHQPAACSDTTDELNNGALVQQGQESNENNKKTAAAPAGGKAGRPVMPPPQVPLLLSSSPAKMANGTAGAKVALRKTKQTAERISADKISKEALLECADLLSSAIAEPTTNSQLVDTGHQLLDYCSGYVDCIPQTRNKFAFREAVSKLELSLQELQVSSTAASVPGASPVLNNLLSCVQEISDVVQR
- the ABL2 gene encoding tyrosine-protein kinase ABL2 isoform X1; translation: MGQQVGRVGEPGTAAAAIQQPPPPPPQQQQQPPPPSQPQRLRGSSNSSSTGTGSGGSSRPSSRRREASAGGPRGAESGFNVFTQHEALHRPYGCDTEPQALNEAIRWSSKENLLGATESDPNLFVALYDFVASGDNTLSITKGEKLRVLGYNQNGEWSEVRSKNGQGWVPSNYITPVNSLEKHSWYHGPVSRSAAEYLLSSLINGSFLVRESESSPGQLSISLRYEGRVYHYRINTTADGKVYVTAESRFNTLAELVHHHSTVADGLVTTLHYPAPKCNKPTVYGVSPIHDKWEMERTDITMKHKLGGGQYGEVYVGVWKKYNLTVAVKTLKEDTMEVEEFLKEASVMKEIKHPNLVQLLGVCTLEPPFYIVTEYMPYGNLLDYLRECNREEVTAVVLLYMATQISSAMEYLEKKNFIHRDLAARNCLVGENHVVKVADFGLSRLMTGDTYTAHAGAKFPIKWTAPESLAYNTFSIKSDVWAFGVLLWEIATYGMSPYPGIDLSQVYDLLEKGYRMEQPEGCPPKVYELMRACWKWNPLDRPSFAETHQAFETMFHDSSISEVPLVSTQICFPLPLLLSVPTIPLMFLTEVAEELGRTASSSSIVPYLPRLPMLPSKTRTLKKQAENKENIEGTQEAVEHSPSSSAPGFIRSTQQTSGSPALPRKQRDKSPGGLLEDTRETTFTRDRKGGFFSSFMKKKNAPTPPKRSSSFREMENQPHKKYELTGNFSGAGPLQHIDGFSFTSSQQDGNLCSSKCYVGGFAQRNFYGGDDGGGGGSTSSSGSTSTGSGWSGITGFFTPRLIKKTLGLRAGRPAGAEETSKPFPRSNSTSSMSSGLPEQERMAMTLPRNCHRSKVQLERTVSTSSQPEENTSKPSDLLSKRCEEVPTLTRDRPKAKLLSRGATAVPLKIPSVDVAISEKDCQGSTATLKSKEKNSGTWQGSVEGEEKTGWASPAKAAALLPTTHNHKVPVLISPTLKHTPAEVQLIGTDSQGNRFKLLSEHQVTATSDRDRPRRIKPKCAPPPPPVMRLLHQPAACSDTTDELNNGALVQQGQESNENNKKTAAAPAGGKAGRPVMPPPQVPLLLSSSPAKMANGTAGAKVALRKTKQTAERISADKISKEALLECADLLSSAIAEPTTNSQLVDTGHQLLDYCSGYVDCIPQTRNKFAFREAVSKLELSLQELQVSSTAASVPGASPVLNNLLSCVQEISDVVQR